The following proteins come from a genomic window of Tepidiforma thermophila:
- a CDS encoding MFS transporter → MDSREPSSLRFERALSYAARFTAQTSQNIWLAALFLVAGTGAKPALDLSSLFIAMLLPSILLGLPGGSIADRLGPGRGYAFGALLRFLPVAAGTWLLDGGTSAWVLAFLYSTGSQVFTPAELALVRPLQASHVGRVHSWLAALQYAGQAAGMLVLAPALYFLGGPTAMVIGAAVGMSLLFALTVVLAVRVAPLARAFAAGSARAALSFRETIAFFGRESLARYALVALGLKMVVSKGIVVALPFYLERDLGLGWEAMAYLFAPGVLGVLAGLWWCSRELTLARAHEVLRLGLLGLLVALAALTALDYGITAVAQYSHIPPVARLEASMNTTFAVAIPVAFLLGVSLSGLLIAGRVALTETAPAGQHGRVFAVQLTLTETAISLPLLALGVGTTYAGARVTLAAMALLVGGFLLLAELDRARFLRRVGQPADLLPRPAASPGA, encoded by the coding sequence ATGGATTCCCGCGAGCCGTCATCGCTTCGCTTCGAACGCGCCCTGAGCTACGCCGCGCGGTTCACCGCGCAAACGTCCCAGAACATCTGGCTGGCCGCGCTCTTCCTCGTCGCCGGCACCGGAGCGAAGCCTGCGCTCGACCTCTCGAGCCTCTTCATCGCCATGCTCCTGCCCTCCATCCTGCTCGGCCTGCCGGGCGGGTCGATTGCCGACCGGCTCGGCCCGGGCAGGGGCTACGCCTTCGGGGCGCTCCTGCGCTTCCTGCCGGTGGCCGCCGGCACCTGGCTCCTCGATGGCGGCACCAGCGCCTGGGTGCTCGCCTTCCTCTACTCCACCGGCTCCCAGGTCTTCACCCCGGCCGAGCTCGCCCTCGTCCGGCCGCTCCAGGCGAGCCATGTCGGCCGCGTCCACTCCTGGCTGGCGGCGCTCCAGTACGCCGGCCAGGCCGCGGGGATGCTCGTGCTCGCGCCCGCGCTCTACTTCCTCGGCGGTCCCACGGCGATGGTGATCGGCGCTGCGGTCGGCATGTCCCTCCTCTTCGCACTGACCGTGGTGCTGGCCGTGCGGGTTGCACCGCTGGCCCGGGCGTTCGCTGCCGGCAGCGCCCGGGCCGCCCTCAGCTTCCGCGAGACGATCGCCTTCTTCGGCCGCGAATCGCTCGCCCGCTACGCCCTCGTCGCCCTTGGGCTGAAGATGGTGGTCTCGAAAGGGATCGTCGTCGCCCTCCCCTTCTACCTCGAGCGCGACCTCGGCCTCGGCTGGGAGGCGATGGCGTACCTCTTCGCGCCCGGGGTCCTCGGCGTGCTGGCCGGGCTCTGGTGGTGCAGCCGCGAGCTGACCCTTGCCCGCGCCCACGAGGTGCTCAGGCTCGGGCTCCTCGGCCTGCTGGTTGCGCTGGCGGCGCTCACCGCCCTCGATTACGGCATCACCGCGGTCGCCCAGTACAGCCACATCCCGCCGGTGGCCCGCCTCGAAGCCTCGATGAACACCACCTTCGCGGTCGCCATCCCCGTCGCCTTCCTGCTTGGGGTCTCCCTTTCCGGGCTCCTCATCGCCGGGCGCGTCGCGCTCACCGAGACGGCCCCGGCCGGCCAGCACGGCCGCGTCTTCGCCGTCCAGCTCACCCTCACCGAGACGGCGATCTCCCTGCCGCTGCTCGCCCTCGGCGTGGGCACCACCTACGCCGGCGCCCGCGTCACCCTCGCGGCCATGGCGCTGCTCGTCGGCGGCTTCCTCCTCCTCGCCGAGCTCGACCGGGCGCGGTTCCTCCGCAGGGTCGGGCAGCCGGCCGACCTCCTGCCCCGCCCCGCAGCCTCGCCCGGGGCCTGA
- a CDS encoding alpha/beta fold hydrolase yields MTLPPPLDQYALLRGLRFHYREWPNPGRPPLVLLHGFTGHARSWDTFAAAMQPQFHLYALDQRGHGESAWADDYTADAMVEDLRAFAQALRLERFALLGLSMGGRNAYLFAARYPGAVERLVIVDIGPEVHAAGAARIQSGVRAPDIFASPEEAVERALRANPNADPAEARRRTLNNLLLLEDGTWTFRYDRAFRDGTRPISRPDPEASWRELAKIAAPTLLVRGERSDVLAPEVAARMAATIPDCRLVEVPGAGHSIPLERPQGFLEAVRPFLLG; encoded by the coding sequence GTGACGCTTCCGCCCCCGCTCGACCAGTACGCGCTGCTGCGCGGCCTCCGCTTCCACTACCGGGAATGGCCGAACCCCGGGCGGCCCCCGCTCGTGCTGCTGCACGGGTTCACCGGGCACGCCCGCTCGTGGGACACCTTTGCGGCGGCAATGCAGCCGCAGTTCCACCTCTACGCGCTCGACCAGCGCGGCCACGGGGAAAGCGCCTGGGCCGACGACTACACGGCCGATGCCATGGTCGAGGACCTGCGCGCCTTCGCGCAGGCGCTGCGGCTGGAGCGGTTCGCGCTGCTCGGCCTCTCGATGGGCGGCCGCAACGCCTACCTCTTTGCGGCCCGCTACCCCGGGGCGGTCGAGCGGCTGGTCATCGTCGATATCGGCCCCGAGGTCCACGCAGCCGGGGCCGCGCGCATCCAGTCGGGCGTGCGTGCGCCGGACATCTTCGCCTCGCCGGAGGAGGCGGTCGAACGGGCGCTCCGGGCGAACCCGAACGCCGACCCCGCCGAGGCGCGCCGCCGCACGCTGAACAACCTCCTCCTCCTGGAGGACGGGACCTGGACGTTCCGGTACGACCGCGCCTTCCGCGATGGGACGCGGCCGATCAGCCGGCCGGACCCGGAGGCTTCGTGGCGGGAGCTCGCGAAGATTGCTGCGCCGACGCTGCTCGTCCGCGGCGAGCGGAGCGACGTGCTCGCGCCGGAGGTTGCGGCCCGGATGGCGGCGACGATCCCGGACTGCCGGCTGGTGGAGGTGCCGGGGGCGGGGCATTCGATCCCGCTCGAGCGGCCGCAGGGGTTCCTCGAGGCGGTGCGGCCGTTCCTGCTCGGCTGA
- a CDS encoding acetate--CoA ligase family protein encodes MTRFPSTPDLDLLFRPRSVAVAGASTNVDSPGHDYLEAIKRQGFSGPIYPINPKADTVAGLRAYPSLREVPGQVDLVISCVPAPAVPELVEHCGEKGVRFLHLFTGRFSETGDAEAARLEQAIARRAAELGVRILGPNGMGLYHPAGGLSFRPDLPTDRGGVAFLSQSGNNAVEVITRGNARGLAFGKVVNYGNGLDITPGELLRYLADDPETTVIGGYVEGVPDGRGFYEGLRAAAARKPVIIHKAGRTRAGARSAASHTAALAGQAELWSTVLRQAGAIEARNQDQLLDLMVGAALLRPPAGRRIAIVGGGGGRSVQSADAAEENGFEVVPLPHAVRERVRERAPMLADWVGNPVDQSILAGSGLSSNGLLELMLEGDHYDLAIANVGEDWFFGRPDAADRLKHACGRLAAIAAASTKPVAVVLGPTETRNRDHRALVDEVRDDFVARGIAVFPSVERAAFALGRLVQAAERRRA; translated from the coding sequence GTGACCCGGTTCCCTTCGACGCCCGACCTCGACCTCCTCTTCCGTCCCCGCTCCGTTGCTGTCGCCGGCGCCTCCACCAACGTCGACAGCCCAGGCCACGACTACCTCGAAGCGATCAAACGGCAGGGGTTCAGCGGCCCCATCTACCCCATCAACCCGAAGGCCGACACGGTCGCCGGCCTCCGCGCCTACCCCTCCCTGCGCGAGGTGCCCGGCCAGGTCGACCTCGTCATCTCCTGCGTGCCGGCCCCCGCCGTCCCGGAGCTGGTCGAACACTGCGGCGAAAAAGGCGTCCGCTTCCTCCACCTCTTCACCGGCCGGTTCAGCGAAACCGGCGACGCCGAGGCCGCCCGCCTCGAACAGGCGATCGCCCGCCGCGCGGCCGAGCTCGGAGTGCGCATCCTCGGCCCGAACGGCATGGGCCTCTACCACCCGGCCGGCGGCCTCTCCTTCCGGCCCGACTTGCCGACCGACCGGGGCGGCGTCGCCTTCCTCAGCCAGTCCGGCAACAACGCCGTCGAGGTCATCACCCGCGGCAACGCCCGCGGCCTCGCCTTCGGCAAGGTCGTCAACTACGGCAACGGGCTCGATATCACGCCGGGCGAACTCCTCCGCTACCTTGCCGACGACCCTGAGACGACGGTCATCGGCGGCTACGTCGAAGGCGTGCCTGACGGCCGCGGCTTCTACGAAGGACTGCGCGCTGCCGCCGCCCGCAAGCCGGTCATCATCCACAAGGCCGGGCGCACCCGCGCCGGCGCCCGCTCCGCGGCCTCCCACACCGCCGCCCTCGCCGGCCAGGCCGAGCTCTGGAGCACCGTCCTCCGCCAGGCCGGCGCCATCGAAGCCCGGAACCAGGACCAGCTCCTCGACCTCATGGTCGGCGCCGCGCTCCTCCGCCCGCCCGCCGGCCGGCGGATCGCCATCGTGGGCGGCGGCGGCGGGCGCAGCGTCCAGTCGGCCGATGCCGCCGAAGAGAACGGCTTCGAGGTCGTGCCCCTCCCGCATGCCGTGCGCGAACGGGTCCGCGAGCGCGCCCCCATGCTCGCCGATTGGGTCGGCAACCCGGTCGACCAGTCGATCCTCGCCGGCAGCGGCCTCTCCTCGAACGGCCTGCTCGAGCTGATGCTCGAAGGCGACCACTACGACCTCGCCATCGCCAACGTCGGCGAGGACTGGTTCTTCGGCCGGCCCGATGCCGCTGACCGGCTGAAGCACGCCTGCGGCCGGCTCGCCGCCATCGCCGCCGCCAGCACGAAGCCGGTTGCCGTCGTCCTCGGGCCCACGGAGACGCGCAACCGCGACCACCGCGCCCTCGTCGACGAGGTCCGCGACGACTTCGTCGCCCGGGGCATCGCCGTCTTCCCGAGCGTGGAGCGCGCCGCCTTCGCCCTCGGCCGGCTCGTCCAGGCCGCGGAGCGCCGCCGGGCCTAG
- a CDS encoding class I SAM-dependent methyltransferase, producing MGTDDVLAHYRGEALAERILEAARAAGVHPLTPAALAPADQFHMGGLRATRELARLAGIGPGDRVLDLGCGLGGPARVLAAEFGCEVTGVDLSPEFVRSAAVLTEACGLGERAAFRVADATALPFADANFDVVFTQHAAMNIADRRAFWSEAYRVLRPGGRFAFFDVIRGPNPAEPAYPLPWAGDPAISFLLDAGATRALLEEVGFVIEAWNQPPPPVGRPDTSSPFSLRAVMGAGMEQRVANLAACMADGRLGLLQGVCRRPA from the coding sequence ATGGGCACCGACGACGTCCTCGCGCACTACCGCGGAGAGGCGCTCGCCGAGCGCATCCTTGAGGCCGCCCGCGCGGCCGGCGTCCACCCGCTTACCCCGGCCGCGCTCGCCCCCGCCGACCAGTTCCACATGGGCGGCCTCCGCGCCACCCGCGAACTCGCCCGCCTCGCCGGCATCGGCCCCGGCGACCGCGTGCTCGACCTCGGCTGCGGCCTCGGCGGCCCCGCCCGCGTGCTCGCCGCCGAGTTCGGCTGCGAGGTCACGGGCGTCGACCTCTCGCCCGAGTTTGTCCGCTCGGCTGCGGTGCTGACCGAGGCCTGCGGGCTCGGCGAACGGGCCGCCTTCCGCGTGGCCGATGCGACGGCGCTCCCCTTCGCCGATGCCAACTTCGATGTCGTCTTCACCCAGCACGCGGCGATGAACATCGCCGACCGGCGCGCCTTCTGGTCCGAGGCGTACCGGGTGCTCCGGCCCGGCGGGCGGTTCGCCTTCTTCGATGTCATCCGCGGGCCGAACCCGGCCGAGCCGGCCTACCCGCTGCCCTGGGCGGGCGACCCCGCAATCAGCTTCCTCCTCGATGCCGGGGCGACCCGCGCGCTGCTGGAGGAGGTCGGCTTCGTCATCGAGGCCTGGAACCAGCCCCCGCCGCCCGTCGGCCGTCCCGATACGTCGAGCCCCTTCTCCCTCCGCGCGGTGATGGGCGCCGGGATGGAGCAGCGGGTCGCCAATCTCGCGGCCTGCATGGCCGACGGCCGCCTCGGGCTGCTGCAGGGGGTGTGCCGCCGCCCGGCCTGA
- a CDS encoding NAD-dependent malic enzyme: MPDSVEPRPMVLRTFRVRTSNHVGVLARVLAILAEHGASIGDLRTVFMGPLSRVRDIEIGFADAAEIEPAIRAIDATGEAHVLEVRDEVLDLHVGGKLVIRARHPIASEADLRRVYTPGVGEVARRIAAEPELADHYTMRASTVAIVSDGTAILGLGNLGPLAALPILEGKAAILAELVDVSCVPLAAGAVPTSELVQAIATVAHGFGLVLLEDIAAPRCFEVEAGLRAAGISVFHDDQHGTAAVVLAAVIGAAGLAGLDLARCRVGCIGLGAAGTAIARALMDYLGRPVLGADLDPGAIERFRAAGGEPSDLAAIMATCDLVVATTGRPGLIEPAMVRRGQVILALSNPVPEIERDVAMAAGAALATDGRATNNMLAFPGLCRGGLDAGVREFVPAIFRAAAEAIVQSAPPGQLLPPPLDRAVHRRVARAVAGAAIDAGVATREVPPDYMLEGR, from the coding sequence ATGCCCGATTCCGTCGAACCCCGCCCGATGGTGCTCCGCACGTTCCGCGTGCGCACCAGCAACCACGTCGGCGTCCTCGCCCGCGTCCTCGCCATCCTCGCCGAGCACGGCGCCTCTATCGGCGACCTCCGCACCGTCTTCATGGGCCCCCTCAGCCGCGTCCGCGATATCGAAATCGGCTTCGCCGACGCGGCCGAGATCGAGCCGGCCATCCGCGCCATCGACGCCACCGGCGAGGCCCATGTGCTCGAAGTGCGCGACGAGGTGCTCGACCTCCACGTCGGCGGCAAGCTCGTCATCCGCGCCCGCCACCCCATCGCCAGCGAGGCCGACCTCCGCCGCGTCTACACGCCCGGCGTCGGCGAAGTCGCCCGCCGCATCGCCGCCGAACCGGAGCTGGCCGACCACTACACTATGCGCGCGAGCACCGTCGCCATCGTTTCCGACGGCACCGCCATCCTCGGGCTCGGCAACCTCGGGCCGCTCGCCGCCCTCCCGATCCTCGAAGGGAAGGCCGCCATCCTCGCTGAGCTCGTCGACGTCAGCTGCGTCCCGCTGGCGGCCGGGGCCGTGCCCACAAGCGAGCTCGTGCAGGCGATCGCGACCGTTGCGCACGGCTTCGGGCTGGTCCTGCTCGAAGATATCGCCGCGCCGCGCTGCTTCGAGGTCGAAGCCGGCCTCCGGGCAGCCGGCATCTCCGTCTTCCACGATGACCAGCACGGCACCGCAGCCGTCGTCCTCGCCGCCGTCATCGGCGCTGCGGGACTGGCCGGGCTCGACCTCGCCCGCTGCCGGGTGGGCTGCATCGGCCTCGGCGCCGCCGGCACCGCAATCGCCCGCGCGCTCATGGACTACCTCGGCCGCCCCGTCCTCGGCGCCGACCTCGACCCGGGCGCCATCGAACGGTTCCGCGCCGCCGGCGGCGAACCCTCCGACCTCGCCGCCATCATGGCCACCTGCGACCTCGTGGTGGCGACAACGGGCCGACCGGGCCTTATCGAGCCGGCCATGGTCCGCCGCGGACAGGTGATCCTCGCCCTCTCCAACCCCGTCCCCGAGATCGAGCGCGACGTGGCGATGGCCGCCGGCGCCGCGCTGGCCACCGACGGCCGGGCGACCAACAACATGCTTGCGTTCCCCGGGCTCTGCCGGGGCGGGCTCGATGCCGGCGTCCGCGAGTTCGTCCCGGCGATCTTCCGGGCCGCCGCCGAGGCGATCGTGCAGAGCGCTCCCCCCGGGCAGCTGCTTCCCCCGCCGCTCGACCGCGCCGTTCATCGGCGGGTGGCCCGGGCCGTCGCCGGCGCGGCGATCGATGCCGGGGTCGCCACCCGCGAGGTGCCGCCCGATTACATGCTCGAAGGCCGCTGA
- a CDS encoding CoA-binding protein, with protein sequence MTAAADQAAIDLLMNAKTIAVVGLDSRTDRPAYRIASYLKENGYRVIPVHRGRFPADEILGERAYASLRDIPGPVDLVDVFVRPADTDEVIDDAIAIGAKCVWLQEGITNDAGIERARAAGLAAIQDRCAKVVHQQQAARRAGENAAG encoded by the coding sequence ATGACCGCAGCCGCTGACCAGGCCGCCATCGACCTCTTGATGAACGCGAAGACCATCGCCGTCGTCGGCCTCGACAGCCGCACCGACCGCCCGGCCTACCGGATCGCCAGCTACCTCAAAGAAAACGGCTACCGGGTCATCCCGGTCCACCGGGGGCGCTTCCCGGCCGACGAAATCCTCGGCGAACGGGCCTACGCCTCCCTGCGCGACATTCCCGGGCCCGTCGACCTCGTCGACGTCTTCGTCCGCCCTGCCGATACCGACGAGGTGATCGACGACGCCATCGCCATCGGCGCAAAGTGCGTCTGGCTGCAGGAGGGCATCACCAACGACGCCGGCATCGAGCGGGCGCGGGCGGCCGGCCTCGCCGCCATCCAGGACCGCTGCGCGAAGGTGGTCCACCAGCAGCAGGCGGCGCGCCGCGCCGGGGAGAACGCCGCAGGCTGA
- a CDS encoding thiolase family protein, with protein sequence MEDVVITSGVRTAIGRFQGSLADVPASDLAAHVIREAVNRAGVEPDRVDHVVMGIVGQVAEDAYLSRHAAVKAGLPIGTPAMNVNRICGSGLEAINTASRLIQSGDAGVVVAGGAENMTRMPFYLRKARQGYRLGHDSIEDGIIHMLSDPFKGYHMGITAENLAERFEVSREAQDAFAAESQRRALAAIEAGRFKEQIAPITIRVGKEEKVFDTDEHPRATTVEALAKLRPAFKEGGVVTAGNASGINDGAAALVLMSASKAKELGARPRMRIVARAEAGVDPAIMGSGPIPAIRKALEKAQMTLDQIDCIELNEAFASVSCACASELCLDPEKVNPNGGAIALGHPIGATGAILTVKLMYELERTGGRYGIVSLCIGGGQGIATIFERLD encoded by the coding sequence ATGGAAGATGTCGTCATCACGAGCGGTGTGCGCACCGCGATCGGCCGGTTCCAGGGCTCGCTCGCCGATGTGCCGGCCTCCGACCTCGCCGCCCATGTCATCCGCGAGGCGGTGAACCGCGCGGGGGTCGAACCCGACCGGGTCGACCACGTGGTCATGGGCATTGTCGGGCAGGTTGCCGAGGACGCCTACCTCTCCCGCCACGCGGCGGTGAAGGCGGGCCTGCCGATCGGCACGCCGGCGATGAACGTGAACCGGATCTGCGGTTCCGGGCTCGAGGCGATCAATACCGCGTCGCGCCTCATCCAGAGCGGGGATGCCGGGGTGGTCGTCGCCGGCGGCGCCGAGAACATGACGCGGATGCCGTTCTACCTCCGCAAGGCGCGGCAGGGGTACCGGCTCGGCCACGACTCGATCGAAGACGGCATCATCCACATGCTGAGCGACCCCTTCAAGGGGTACCACATGGGCATCACGGCGGAGAACCTCGCCGAGCGGTTCGAAGTGAGCCGCGAGGCGCAGGACGCCTTCGCCGCCGAGAGCCAGCGGCGCGCCCTCGCCGCCATCGAAGCGGGCCGGTTCAAGGAGCAGATCGCCCCGATCACCATCCGCGTCGGCAAAGAGGAGAAGGTCTTCGATACCGATGAGCACCCGCGGGCCACGACCGTGGAGGCGCTGGCCAAGCTCCGCCCGGCCTTCAAGGAGGGCGGCGTGGTGACGGCCGGCAACGCCAGCGGCATCAACGACGGCGCCGCCGCACTCGTCCTGATGAGCGCGAGCAAGGCGAAGGAGCTGGGCGCCCGCCCGCGGATGCGGATCGTCGCCCGGGCCGAGGCCGGCGTCGACCCGGCGATTATGGGCTCCGGCCCGATCCCGGCGATCCGGAAGGCGCTCGAAAAGGCGCAGATGACCCTCGACCAGATCGACTGCATCGAGCTGAACGAGGCGTTCGCCAGCGTCTCCTGCGCCTGCGCGAGCGAGCTCTGCCTCGACCCCGAGAAGGTGAACCCGAACGGCGGCGCCATCGCGCTCGGCCACCCAATCGGCGCGACCGGCGCCATCCTGACGGTGAAGCTGATGTACGAGCTGGAGCGCACGGGCGGCCGCTACGGCATCGTCAGCCTCTGCATCGGCGGCGGGCAGGGCATCGCCACCATCTTCGAACGGCTCGACTGA
- the radC gene encoding RadC family protein — MGDAQRAAPYRTMREWAGDERPRERLLEHGPGVLADAELLAILLRTGRRGENVVDLARRLLESLGGLRGLVRADPAALQRVDGLGPAKAAELAAAVELGRRVHALDPGEQPTLLRPEAVFDLLGPRLLGKTREEFYALPLDTKGRLLGGIAPVNGGSVNAVSIRAAETFRQAIVLEATSVILAHNHPSGDPRPSPQDIALTRELIRAGEMLDIAVLDHVVIGARGFVSLRREGLAFDA, encoded by the coding sequence ATGGGCGACGCGCAGCGGGCGGCACCCTACCGGACGATGCGGGAGTGGGCAGGCGACGAGCGCCCGCGCGAGCGGCTGCTCGAGCACGGGCCGGGCGTCCTCGCCGATGCCGAGCTGCTGGCCATCCTCCTCCGCACGGGCCGCCGCGGCGAAAACGTGGTCGACCTTGCCCGGCGGCTGCTCGAATCGCTCGGCGGGCTCCGCGGGCTGGTCCGCGCCGACCCCGCGGCGCTCCAGCGGGTCGACGGCCTCGGCCCGGCCAAGGCGGCCGAGCTGGCCGCCGCGGTCGAGCTCGGGCGGCGGGTGCACGCCCTCGACCCGGGCGAGCAGCCGACCCTCCTCCGCCCGGAGGCCGTGTTCGACCTGCTCGGGCCGCGGCTGCTCGGGAAGACGCGCGAGGAGTTCTACGCCCTCCCGCTCGATACGAAGGGACGGCTGCTCGGCGGCATCGCCCCCGTGAACGGCGGGAGCGTCAACGCGGTCAGCATCCGCGCGGCCGAGACCTTCCGGCAGGCGATCGTGCTGGAGGCGACGTCGGTGATCCTCGCCCACAACCACCCCTCGGGCGACCCGCGGCCGAGCCCGCAGGATATCGCCCTGACGCGCGAACTGATCCGGGCCGGCGAGATGCTCGACATCGCCGTGCTCGACCACGTCGTCATCGGCGCGCGGGGGTTCGTCTCGCTCCGGCGCGAGGGGCTCGCCTTCGACGCGTGA
- a CDS encoding trypsin-like serine peptidase produces the protein MRRRVLPLLPAVLALAGLLLVMLAPGGTAGADPAPPAARGGKIFRDDGLHPPVAARTPADAGAAAVIGPDNRIRVTNTADFPWSAVVYLELYDRYGFLVSSCSGTFISPDAILTAAHCLYSEDGWTEDIRVVPGKSGALEPFGFTWATDWWVPDPWYFDPGNELYDWGLIRVSDEPGWETGWLTMAILSTATLRLPDIEPAIVGYPGDKPDGTMWFDYEPGFLDVDAFTLYHTIDTAPGQSGSAVILTNTTNRIELLGYIVGIHVRGVAAGGYNKATRIDDEVIADLVEACNQMGCDFEWYVEGAAPTATPTRTPTATATPMRTPTPPPPGSQFRLRVPLLSRD, from the coding sequence ATGCGCCGCCGCGTGCTCCCGCTCCTGCCGGCCGTACTGGCACTCGCCGGCCTCCTGCTCGTCATGCTCGCGCCCGGCGGCACGGCCGGCGCCGACCCGGCCCCGCCGGCAGCCCGCGGCGGCAAAATCTTCCGCGACGACGGCCTCCACCCGCCGGTTGCCGCCCGCACCCCGGCCGATGCCGGCGCCGCAGCGGTCATCGGCCCCGATAACCGCATCCGGGTGACCAACACCGCCGACTTCCCCTGGTCGGCGGTCGTCTACCTCGAGCTGTACGACCGGTACGGCTTTCTCGTCAGCAGCTGCAGCGGCACCTTCATCTCGCCCGATGCCATCCTGACCGCGGCCCACTGCCTCTACAGCGAGGACGGCTGGACCGAGGACATCCGCGTCGTCCCCGGCAAGAGCGGCGCCCTCGAGCCGTTCGGCTTCACCTGGGCGACGGACTGGTGGGTGCCCGACCCTTGGTACTTCGACCCCGGGAACGAGCTGTACGACTGGGGGCTGATCCGGGTGTCCGACGAACCGGGCTGGGAGACGGGCTGGCTGACGATGGCGATCCTCTCGACAGCCACGCTGCGGCTGCCCGACATCGAGCCGGCCATCGTGGGCTACCCGGGCGATAAGCCGGACGGGACGATGTGGTTCGACTACGAGCCCGGCTTCCTCGACGTGGATGCGTTCACGCTCTACCACACGATCGACACCGCCCCGGGGCAGAGCGGCTCGGCGGTCATCCTGACGAACACGACGAACCGGATTGAGCTGCTCGGCTACATCGTGGGCATCCACGTGCGGGGCGTGGCCGCCGGCGGCTACAACAAAGCGACGCGGATCGACGACGAAGTGATCGCCGACCTTGTGGAGGCGTGCAACCAGATGGGCTGCGACTTCGAGTGGTACGTCGAGGGCGCGGCGCCGACGGCGACACCCACCCGGACGCCCACCGCGACCGCCACGCCGATGCGCACGCCGACGCCTCCGCCGCCGGGGAGCCAGTTCCGGCTGCGGGTGCCGCTGCTCTCGCGCGACTGA
- a CDS encoding trypsin-like serine peptidase — MRWTRVFGLLLAGLWLVGGAIVLSSGAGRAEADASPYELVEFELQPPPENAEELIRAAMAESGDAGAATVFPPDDRIRVTDTTQPIFRTVARLGIFDHNENLSYCSGTLVAVNVVLTAAHCVYFSGRYVKSVVVIPGSNGLNWPFGSGYSIRMAVPNGWANGPGRDPADALLPPTIYDWAILVLDLYDWDDTIMRPYPVIAYAPDGFLNDHSVGLVTAGYPGDKPVGTMWWTAVDHEDFFFDDDFIYTWADVYKGQSGSPIWAVSPDTAYIVSVVSGGNSYVNRSVRFSIPVVNALESYARELGASLTTYILPGDTPAPTPTWTPTRAASPTATPTPTRTTPPTFTPPATPTRAATPTPTPPPRPAPIRIPQVARD; from the coding sequence ATGCGCTGGACACGGGTTTTCGGGCTCCTGCTGGCCGGGCTGTGGCTCGTCGGCGGGGCGATAGTTCTCTCGAGCGGGGCCGGCCGGGCCGAGGCAGATGCGAGCCCATACGAGCTGGTGGAGTTTGAGCTTCAGCCGCCTCCTGAGAACGCCGAGGAGCTGATCCGCGCCGCAATGGCGGAGTCGGGCGATGCCGGAGCGGCGACGGTGTTTCCGCCAGACGACCGCATCCGGGTTACTGACACCACGCAGCCAATTTTCCGGACCGTGGCAAGATTGGGGATTTTCGATCATAACGAAAACCTCAGCTATTGCTCGGGGACACTCGTTGCGGTCAACGTAGTTCTAACCGCTGCACATTGCGTTTATTTTTCCGGAAGATACGTTAAATCTGTCGTTGTGATACCAGGATCAAACGGACTTAATTGGCCATTTGGCAGTGGATATTCAATTAGGATGGCCGTACCAAACGGATGGGCAAATGGCCCAGGACGAGACCCAGCAGACGCGCTGTTGCCTCCAACAATTTACGACTGGGCCATACTTGTGCTCGATCTTTACGACTGGGACGACACGATAATGAGACCTTACCCCGTTATAGCATATGCTCCAGACGGATTTTTGAACGATCATAGTGTCGGTCTAGTAACGGCAGGATATCCTGGTGATAAGCCAGTTGGGACGATGTGGTGGACTGCCGTCGATCATGAAGATTTCTTCTTTGATGATGATTTTATTTACACCTGGGCAGACGTCTATAAAGGACAGAGCGGGAGTCCAATCTGGGCGGTATCACCAGACACAGCATACATCGTCAGTGTAGTTTCCGGCGGAAATAGCTACGTCAATCGTTCAGTTCGTTTTTCCATCCCAGTTGTCAATGCGCTCGAAAGTTATGCCCGAGAACTCGGCGCCAGCCTGACGACCTACATCCTCCCGGGAGACACACCTGCTCCTACCCCTACCTGGACCCCAACCCGGGCCGCCTCGCCCACGGCGACCCCGACCCCTACGCGGACCACCCCGCCGACCTTTACGCCCCCGGCGACACCCACGCGGGCGGCCACGCCGACCCCCACGCCGCCGCCCCGCCCGGCGCCCATCCGCATCCCGCAGGTGGCGCGGGATTGA